The Paracoccus sp. MA genome contains a region encoding:
- the pdxY gene encoding pyridoxal kinase codes for MSRPLVISIQSQVVMGHVGNSAAVFPMLAAGLEVAPVPTVIFSNTPDYPSLRGRPLPGDFFADLLQGLWDRGLPGRADVLLTGYIGSVEVAQLTADFVARAKAANPRLRYYCDPVLGDEQPGLYVPREIADTFRDRLLPMADIASPNPFEVAWLTGQPIAELADIHRAARGLRMAPEAQLIVTGCRLRETAPGMLESVILGPQGLTRHPTPHLPVALAGTGDLFAGLITAALGQGRSLAQAVEFAQIQTARALRQAAELGTKEVVLSDPAFRAALLTP; via the coding sequence ATGAGCCGGCCGCTGGTGATCTCGATCCAGAGCCAGGTGGTCATGGGCCATGTCGGCAATTCCGCCGCGGTCTTTCCGATGCTGGCCGCGGGGCTGGAGGTGGCGCCCGTCCCGACGGTGATCTTCTCCAACACCCCGGATTATCCCAGCCTGCGCGGCCGGCCGCTGCCCGGCGATTTCTTTGCCGATCTCCTGCAGGGCCTCTGGGATCGCGGCCTGCCCGGGCGCGCGGATGTCCTGCTGACCGGCTATATCGGCTCGGTCGAGGTGGCGCAGCTGACGGCCGATTTCGTCGCCCGGGCCAAGGCCGCGAACCCGCGCCTGCGCTATTACTGCGACCCGGTGCTGGGCGACGAGCAGCCGGGCCTCTATGTGCCCCGGGAAATCGCCGACACCTTCCGCGACCGGCTGCTGCCCATGGCCGACATCGCCTCGCCCAACCCGTTCGAGGTCGCCTGGCTGACCGGCCAACCCATCGCCGAGCTGGCCGATATCCACCGTGCCGCGCGAGGGCTGCGCATGGCGCCCGAGGCCCAGCTGATCGTGACCGGCTGCCGGCTGCGCGAAACCGCGCCCGGCATGCTGGAAAGCGTGATCCTGGGACCGCAAGGGCTGACGCGCCATCCAACCCCGCATCTGCCGGTGGCGCTGGCCGGGACCGGAGACCTGTTCGCCGGGCTGATCACCGCTGCGCTGGGGCAAGGCCGCAGCCTGGCCCAGGCGGTCGAATTCGCACAGATCCAGACCGCGCGCGCGCTCCGCCAGGCGGCAGAACTCGGCACGAAAGAGGTCGTGCTGTCCGATCCGGCGTTTCGCGCCGCTCTGCTCACCCCCTGA